In the Streptomyces sp. BHT-5-2 genome, one interval contains:
- a CDS encoding glutamate--cysteine ligase has product MGEKVAAAGNDLADRERYRRKLYDCLEGLHRLLAEKRFDRPKNLMGLEIELNLAGADGLPRMLNSEVLERIASGDFQTELAQCNLEVNITPHRLSGRVLDQLAEELRTGLGYAERKAREVAARIVMIGILPTLNADDLTVASLSANDRYALLDEQMRAARGEDFAIDIQGVEHLVTRSPSIAPEAACTSVQLHLQVTPGRFAAVWNAAQAIAAVQIAVGANAPFFFGRELWRESRPPVFQQATDTRAPELQAQGVRPRTWFGERWVDSAYDLFEENLRFFPPLLPLCGPQDPLRVLDEGGVPDLAEMVLHNGTIYRWNRPVYAVADGVPHLRVENRVLPAGPTVADVMANTAFYYGLVRALAEQPRPVWTRLPFSAAAANFDTACRHGIDATLRWPRPGRAGGLTELPAVRLVRQELLPLAAAGLDAWGVEPADRDHYLGIIEARCARRVNGASWQAGAFHHALRQGLARDAALAAMTRRYSELMHTGEPVHTWPQPWAAGAVVVPAQRRSAAGGTVS; this is encoded by the coding sequence ATGGGGGAGAAGGTCGCCGCGGCCGGGAACGACCTGGCGGACCGGGAGCGTTATCGAAGAAAGCTGTACGACTGTCTGGAGGGATTGCACCGGCTGCTGGCTGAGAAGCGTTTCGATCGCCCCAAGAATCTCATGGGTCTGGAGATCGAGCTCAATCTCGCGGGCGCCGACGGCCTTCCCCGCATGCTGAACTCCGAGGTCCTCGAAAGGATCGCCAGCGGCGATTTCCAGACCGAACTCGCCCAGTGCAATCTCGAGGTCAACATCACCCCGCACCGATTGTCCGGGCGTGTTCTCGACCAGCTCGCCGAGGAACTGCGCACCGGACTCGGCTATGCGGAGAGAAAAGCCCGGGAAGTCGCCGCCCGCATCGTCATGATCGGCATCCTGCCCACCCTGAACGCCGACGACCTCACCGTCGCCAGCCTCTCCGCCAACGACCGCTACGCCCTCCTCGACGAGCAGATGCGGGCCGCCCGCGGCGAGGACTTCGCCATCGACATCCAGGGCGTCGAGCACCTGGTCACCCGCTCGCCGTCGATCGCCCCCGAGGCCGCCTGCACCTCCGTCCAGCTGCACCTCCAGGTGACGCCCGGCCGGTTCGCCGCCGTCTGGAACGCGGCCCAGGCGATCGCCGCCGTCCAGATAGCCGTCGGCGCCAACGCCCCCTTCTTCTTCGGCCGGGAACTGTGGCGCGAGTCCCGGCCGCCGGTCTTCCAGCAGGCCACCGACACCCGTGCACCCGAACTCCAGGCCCAGGGGGTGCGCCCGCGCACCTGGTTCGGCGAGCGCTGGGTGGACTCCGCCTATGACCTGTTCGAGGAGAACCTGCGCTTCTTCCCGCCGCTGCTGCCGCTGTGCGGGCCGCAGGACCCGCTGCGCGTCCTCGATGAGGGCGGCGTGCCCGACCTCGCCGAAATGGTGCTCCACAACGGCACGATCTACCGCTGGAACCGCCCCGTCTACGCGGTCGCCGACGGCGTTCCCCATCTTCGCGTCGAGAACCGCGTCCTGCCGGCCGGCCCCACCGTCGCCGACGTCATGGCCAACACGGCCTTCTACTACGGCCTGGTGCGCGCCCTGGCCGAACAACCCCGCCCCGTCTGGACCCGGCTCCCGTTCAGTGCCGCGGCCGCCAACTTCGACACCGCCTGCCGCCACGGCATCGACGCGACCCTCCGCTGGCCCCGGCCCGGCCGCGCCGGCGGTCTCACCGAGCTCCCCGCCGTCCGCCTCGTCCGGCAGGAACTGCTGCCGCTGGCGGCCGCCGGACTGGACGCCTGGGGCGTCGAACCGGCCGACCGCGACCACTACCTGGGCATCATCGAGGCCCGCTGCGCACGCCGGGTCAACGGGGCCTCCTGGCAGGCCGGGGCCTTCCACCACGCGCTACGCCAGGGGCTGGCCCGGGACGCCGCGCTGGCCGCGATGACCCGCCGCTACAGCGAGCTGATGCACACCGGGGAACCGGTGCACACCTGGCCGCAGCCGTGGGCGGCCGGCGCGGTCGTCGTCCCGGCGCAGCGGCGCAGCGCCGCCGGGGGCACCGTGTCGTGA
- a CDS encoding DUF5999 family protein, giving the protein MCLHQPPCPSADSTDREAAHLVAHHPEQGWSLLCNGVLLFEDTGELLPDGQVIAPHRPLGTPRVTAAA; this is encoded by the coding sequence ATGTGCCTGCATCAACCACCCTGCCCCTCAGCCGACTCCACCGACCGGGAGGCCGCCCACCTGGTGGCGCACCATCCGGAGCAGGGCTGGAGCCTGCTGTGCAACGGCGTCCTGCTCTTCGAGGACACCGGTGAGCTGCTGCCGGACGGGCAGGTCATCGCCCCGCACCGGCCACTCGGCACGCCACGGGTGACCGCCGCGGCGTGA
- the gcvP gene encoding aminomethyl-transferring glycine dehydrogenase, with translation MTTHRIALSELERGIPFEDRHIGPDDEAQAKMLAQVGFGSLDELTATAVPDVIKSAEALGLPQGRTEAEVLAELRALADRNQVLSSMIGLGYHGTFTPPVILRNVMENPSWYTAYTPYQPEISQGRLEALLNFQTVVADLTGLPTSGASLLDEGTAAAEAMALSRRVGKVKQGVFLVDADCLPQTVAVLETRAEPTGVEVVVADLAGGIPDEIAERGVFGVLLQYPGASGAVRDPRAVIERAHELGAIVTVAADLLALTLLTSPGELGADIAVGTSQRFGVPMGFGGPHAGYMAVREQYARSLPGRLVGVSVDADGNKAYRLALQTREQHIRREKATSNICTAQVLLAVMAGMYAVYHGPEGLRTIARRTHRYAAILAEGLKAGGVEIVHDAYFDTLTARVPGRAAEVVAAAREAGINLRQVDADLVGIACDETTGRAQLAGVWEAFGVRGDIEALDAVVADTLPQSLLRTDDYLAHPVFRQHRSETAMLRYLRTLADKDYALDRGMIPLGSCTMKLNATTEMEPVTWPEFGQLHPFAPAEQAQGYLTLIRELEERLAAITGYDKVSLQPNAGSQGELAGLLAVRAYHRANGDIQRTVCLIPSSAHGTNAASAVMAGMKVVVVKTGEDGEVDADDLHAKIEKHRDELAVLMVTYPSTHGVFEEHITQICAAVHDAGGQVYVDGANLNALVGLAEPGKFGGDVSHLNLHKTFCIPHGGGGPGVGPVAVRAHLAPYLPNHPLQPTAGPETGVGPISAAPWGSAGILPISWTYVRLMGGEGLKRATQVAVLGANYIAKRLEPHYPVLYTGPGGLVAHECIIDVRPLTKATGVSIDDVAKRLIDYGFHAPTMSFPVAGTLMIEPTESENLTELDRFCDAMIAIRAEIDKVGSGEWEKDDNPLRNAPHTAAALGGEWTHPYSREEAVFPAGVNAAEKYWPPVRRIDGAFGDRNLVCSCPPLDEYDA, from the coding sequence ATGACCACCCACCGCATCGCGCTGTCCGAGCTGGAGCGCGGCATTCCGTTCGAGGACCGGCACATCGGCCCCGACGACGAGGCCCAGGCCAAGATGCTCGCGCAGGTCGGCTTCGGATCGCTGGACGAGCTCACCGCCACCGCCGTCCCCGACGTGATCAAGAGCGCCGAGGCGCTGGGCCTGCCGCAGGGCCGCACCGAGGCCGAGGTCCTGGCGGAGCTGCGCGCGCTCGCCGACCGCAACCAGGTCCTGTCGTCCATGATCGGGCTCGGCTACCACGGCACCTTCACCCCGCCGGTGATCCTGCGCAACGTCATGGAGAACCCGTCCTGGTACACGGCCTACACGCCCTACCAGCCGGAGATCTCGCAGGGGCGCCTGGAGGCGCTGCTGAACTTCCAGACCGTCGTCGCCGACCTGACCGGACTGCCCACCTCCGGTGCGTCCCTTCTGGACGAGGGCACCGCCGCCGCCGAGGCGATGGCGCTCTCCCGCCGGGTCGGCAAGGTCAAGCAGGGCGTCTTCCTGGTCGACGCCGACTGTCTGCCGCAGACCGTCGCCGTCCTGGAGACCCGCGCCGAGCCGACCGGTGTGGAGGTCGTGGTCGCCGACCTCGCCGGCGGCATCCCGGACGAGATCGCCGAGCGCGGCGTCTTCGGTGTGCTGCTCCAGTACCCGGGCGCCTCCGGTGCCGTGCGCGACCCGCGGGCCGTCATCGAGCGGGCCCACGAGCTGGGCGCGATCGTCACCGTCGCCGCCGACCTGCTGGCGCTGACCCTGCTCACCTCGCCCGGCGAGCTCGGCGCGGACATCGCGGTCGGCACCAGCCAGCGCTTCGGCGTCCCGATGGGCTTCGGCGGCCCGCACGCCGGCTACATGGCCGTCCGCGAGCAGTACGCCCGCAGCCTGCCCGGCCGCCTGGTCGGTGTGTCCGTCGACGCCGACGGCAACAAGGCGTACCGCCTGGCGCTGCAGACCCGCGAACAGCACATCCGCCGCGAGAAGGCCACCAGCAACATCTGCACCGCGCAGGTGCTGCTCGCCGTCATGGCCGGCATGTACGCCGTCTACCACGGCCCCGAGGGGCTGCGCACCATCGCCCGGCGCACCCACCGCTACGCCGCGATCCTCGCCGAGGGACTGAAGGCCGGCGGCGTCGAGATCGTCCACGACGCCTACTTCGACACCCTCACCGCCCGGGTGCCCGGCCGGGCCGCCGAGGTCGTCGCCGCCGCCCGCGAGGCCGGCATCAACCTCCGCCAGGTCGACGCCGACCTCGTCGGCATCGCCTGCGACGAGACCACCGGCCGGGCCCAGCTGGCCGGCGTCTGGGAAGCCTTCGGCGTCCGGGGCGACATCGAGGCGCTGGACGCGGTCGTCGCCGACACCCTCCCGCAGTCGCTGCTGCGCACCGACGACTACCTCGCCCACCCGGTCTTCCGCCAGCACCGCTCCGAGACCGCGATGCTGCGCTACCTGCGCACCCTCGCCGACAAGGACTACGCGCTGGACCGCGGCATGATCCCGCTCGGTTCCTGCACGATGAAGCTGAACGCCACCACCGAGATGGAGCCGGTCACCTGGCCCGAGTTCGGCCAGCTGCACCCCTTCGCCCCGGCCGAGCAGGCCCAGGGCTACCTCACGCTCATCCGGGAGCTGGAGGAGCGGCTCGCCGCGATCACCGGCTACGACAAGGTGTCCCTCCAGCCCAACGCCGGTTCCCAGGGCGAACTGGCCGGTCTGCTCGCCGTCCGCGCCTACCACCGCGCCAACGGGGACATACAGCGCACCGTCTGCCTGATCCCGTCGTCGGCGCACGGCACCAACGCCGCCAGCGCCGTGATGGCGGGCATGAAGGTCGTCGTCGTCAAGACCGGCGAGGACGGCGAGGTCGACGCCGACGACCTGCACGCCAAGATCGAGAAGCACCGCGACGAGCTGGCCGTCCTGATGGTCACCTACCCGTCCACCCACGGTGTGTTCGAGGAGCACATCACCCAGATCTGCGCGGCGGTGCACGACGCCGGCGGCCAGGTCTACGTGGACGGCGCCAACCTCAACGCCCTGGTCGGCCTGGCCGAGCCCGGGAAGTTCGGCGGCGACGTCTCGCACCTGAACCTGCACAAGACGTTCTGCATCCCGCACGGCGGCGGCGGCCCCGGCGTCGGCCCGGTCGCCGTCCGCGCCCACCTGGCGCCCTACCTTCCCAACCACCCGCTGCAGCCCACGGCGGGTCCGGAGACCGGTGTCGGGCCGATCTCCGCCGCCCCCTGGGGCTCCGCCGGCATCCTGCCGATCTCGTGGACGTACGTCCGCCTGATGGGCGGCGAGGGTCTCAAGCGCGCCACACAGGTCGCGGTGCTCGGCGCGAACTACATCGCCAAGCGCCTGGAGCCGCACTACCCGGTGCTCTACACCGGCCCCGGCGGGCTGGTCGCCCACGAGTGCATCATCGACGTCCGGCCGCTGACCAAGGCGACGGGCGTGAGCATCGACGACGTCGCCAAGCGGCTCATCGACTACGGCTTCCACGCGCCGACGATGTCCTTCCCCGTGGCCGGCACCCTGATGATCGAGCCGACCGAGAGCGAGAACCTCACCGAGCTGGACCGCTTCTGCGACGCGATGATCGCCATCCGCGCCGAGATCGACAAGGTCGGCTCGGGAGAGTGGGAGAAGGACGACAACCCGCTGCGCAACGCTCCGCACACCGCGGCCGCGCTCGGCGGCGAGTGGACCCACCCGTACAGCCGCGAGGAGGCGGTCTTCCCGGCCGGCGTCAATGCCGCGGAGAAGTACTGGCCGCCGGTGCGCCGCATCGACGGTGCCTTCGGCGACCGCAACCTCGTCTGCTCCTGCCCGCCGCTGGACGAGTACGACGCCTGA
- a CDS encoding PRC-barrel domain-containing protein, with translation MQADIDPRSLIGRKAFDRNGTKIGTVDEVYLDDATGEPEWAAVRTGLFSRDAFVPLEPSKMVGDSLHIPYDRKLIKDAPDFGVGRHLSPEQELQLYHHYRLDISAPAADSDPPPADTDFGRIAGAED, from the coding sequence GTGCAAGCCGATATCGATCCCCGGAGCCTCATCGGCCGCAAAGCGTTCGACCGGAACGGCACGAAGATAGGGACCGTCGACGAGGTCTACCTCGACGACGCGACGGGCGAACCGGAGTGGGCGGCCGTCCGCACCGGCCTGTTCAGCAGGGATGCGTTCGTCCCCCTGGAGCCGAGCAAGATGGTCGGCGACAGCCTGCACATCCCCTACGACCGCAAGCTGATCAAGGATGCCCCGGATTTCGGCGTCGGCCGGCATCTCTCCCCCGAGCAGGAGCTCCAGCTCTACCACCACTACCGCCTGGATATCTCCGCACCGGCCGCGGACTCCGACCCGCCCCCCGCTGACACGGACTTCGGACGGATCGCCGGCGCGGAGGACTGA
- a CDS encoding DNA polymerase IV, giving the protein MRRAPTILHLDMDAFYAAAEQAAKPSLRGKPVVVGGIGPRGVVATASYEARVFGVRSAMPTAQARRLCPNAAYLSPRFTLYRQVSDAVMELLRALSPLVEPLSLDEAFVDLEAGGVLAETAAARAVGEQLRRDIRAVTGLTGSVGLAGAKMLAKIASEAAKPDGLAVIEPGTERELLGPMPVRTLPGVGPATAEALRRAGIHTVAETAEAGEAELVRLLGKAHGTGLYAMALGQDERPVVAERDAKSVSVEDTFEVDLTDRTRVRIEMLRLADRCVQRLRAAGRSGRTVVIKVRNYDFSTLTRSETLRGPTDDPAVVREAAVRLLETVDTTGGVRLLGVGVTGLADFTQEDLFAQMATERETEEAGGAAEPEEGTAAEPEAAVELPRRWYPGLDVVHEEFGAGWVQGSGVGRVTVRFETPWSAPGRVRTFAVDDPALRPGEPLTLLGGPDQSSAPAIRPKSVSAGGGSESAAGAEISRR; this is encoded by the coding sequence GTGAGACGTGCGCCGACGATCCTGCATCTGGACATGGATGCGTTCTACGCGGCCGCCGAGCAGGCGGCCAAGCCGAGTCTGCGGGGGAAGCCCGTGGTCGTCGGCGGGATCGGGCCGCGCGGTGTGGTCGCCACCGCCTCGTACGAGGCGCGGGTCTTCGGGGTGCGCTCGGCGATGCCGACGGCGCAGGCGCGCCGGCTGTGCCCCAACGCCGCTTATCTCAGTCCCCGGTTCACGCTGTACCGCCAAGTGAGTGATGCGGTGATGGAGCTGCTGCGGGCGCTCTCGCCGCTCGTGGAGCCGCTGAGTCTGGACGAGGCGTTCGTGGATCTGGAGGCGGGCGGGGTGCTTGCGGAGACGGCCGCGGCGCGGGCCGTGGGGGAGCAGCTGCGGCGGGACATCAGGGCAGTCACCGGGCTGACGGGGTCGGTGGGGCTGGCCGGCGCCAAGATGCTCGCCAAGATCGCGTCCGAGGCGGCGAAACCGGACGGTCTGGCGGTGATCGAGCCCGGCACCGAGCGGGAGCTGCTGGGGCCGATGCCGGTGCGGACGCTGCCCGGGGTCGGGCCGGCGACGGCCGAGGCGCTGCGCCGGGCCGGGATCCACACCGTCGCGGAGACCGCGGAGGCCGGCGAGGCGGAGCTGGTGCGGCTGCTGGGCAAAGCACACGGCACCGGGCTGTATGCGATGGCGCTGGGGCAGGACGAGCGGCCGGTGGTGGCCGAGCGGGACGCGAAGTCGGTGTCGGTGGAGGACACCTTCGAGGTCGACCTCACCGACCGGACCCGGGTGCGGATCGAGATGCTGAGGCTGGCCGACCGCTGTGTCCAGCGGCTGCGGGCGGCCGGGCGGTCCGGGCGCACGGTGGTGATCAAGGTGCGCAACTACGACTTCTCGACGCTGACCCGGTCCGAGACGTTGCGCGGGCCCACCGACGACCCGGCCGTCGTCAGGGAGGCCGCCGTGCGGCTGCTGGAGACGGTGGACACCACGGGCGGGGTCCGGCTCCTGGGCGTGGGGGTGACCGGGCTGGCCGACTTCACACAGGAGGATCTCTTCGCGCAGATGGCCACGGAGCGGGAGACGGAGGAGGCGGGTGGGGCGGCGGAGCCGGAAGAGGGGACGGCGGCGGAGCCGGAGGCCGCCGTCGAGCTGCCGCGGCGCTGGTATCCGGGGCTGGACGTGGTCCATGAGGAGTTCGGCGCCGGATGGGTGCAGGGCAGCGGTGTGGGGCGGGTGACCGTACGGTTCGAGACGCCGTGGTCCGCACCGGGGCGGGTGCGGACCTTCGCCGTCGACGATCCGGCGCTGCGGCCGGGCGAGCCGCTGACGCTGCTGGGCGGGCCGGATCAGTCCTCCGCGCCGGCGATCCGTCCGAAGTCCGTGTCAGCGGGGGGCGGGTCGGAGTCCGCGGCCGGTGCGGAGATATCCAGGCGGTAG
- a CDS encoding MerR family transcriptional regulator → MAITGDGTAAEGALPLHRGAAANRSPVQAAAMSGEREPESIGYRGPTACAAAGITYRQLDYWARTGLVEPSIRPAYGSGTQRLYSFRDVVVLKIVKRLLDTGVSLQNIRAAVQHLRARGLDDLTRMTLMSDGATVYECTSPDQVVDLLQGGQGVFGIAVGVVWRDVEGALSQLHGERVDTGETLIGKNPHDELARRRNRAG, encoded by the coding sequence GTGGCAATCACCGGCGACGGTACGGCGGCGGAAGGGGCATTGCCGCTCCACAGGGGCGCGGCGGCCAACCGCAGCCCGGTACAGGCCGCTGCGATGTCGGGGGAGCGCGAGCCGGAGAGCATCGGCTACCGCGGACCGACCGCCTGTGCGGCGGCGGGCATCACCTACCGACAGCTGGACTACTGGGCACGCACGGGGCTCGTGGAGCCCAGCATCCGGCCGGCCTACGGGTCCGGCACCCAGCGGCTCTACAGTTTCCGGGACGTCGTGGTCCTGAAGATCGTCAAACGACTGCTGGACACCGGGGTGTCGTTGCAGAACATCCGCGCCGCCGTCCAGCACCTGCGGGCGCGGGGCCTGGACGATCTGACGCGGATGACGCTGATGAGCGACGGCGCGACGGTCTACGAGTGCACCTCGCCCGACCAGGTCGTGGACCTCCTCCAGGGCGGCCAGGGCGTCTTCGGCATCGCCGTCGGCGTGGTGTGGCGGGACGTGGAGGGCGCGCTGTCGCAGCTCCACGGGGAGCGGGTGGACACCGGCGAGACGCTCATCGGGAAGAACCCGCACGACGAACTGGCGCGGCGGCGCAACCGGGCCGGCTGA
- a CDS encoding bifunctional nuclease family protein: protein MNELDVVGVRVEMPSSQPIVLLREVGGDRYLPIWIGPGEATAIAFAQQGMVPARPLTHDLFKDVLEAVGQELTQVRITDLREGVFYAELVFASGVEVSARPSDAIALALRTGTPIFGTDGVLDDAGIAIPDEQEDEVEKFREFLDQISPEDFGTNQ from the coding sequence GTGAACGAGCTCGACGTCGTGGGTGTCCGGGTGGAGATGCCTTCCAGCCAACCGATCGTGCTGCTGCGGGAGGTGGGAGGCGACCGTTACCTGCCCATTTGGATCGGGCCGGGCGAGGCCACCGCCATCGCGTTCGCCCAGCAGGGCATGGTCCCCGCCAGGCCGCTGACGCATGACCTCTTCAAGGACGTGCTGGAGGCCGTGGGGCAGGAGTTGACGCAGGTCAGGATCACGGATCTGCGCGAAGGGGTCTTCTACGCCGAGCTGGTCTTCGCCAGTGGCGTCGAGGTCAGCGCCCGGCCGTCCGACGCGATAGCGCTGGCGCTGCGCACCGGGACCCCGATCTTCGGTACCGACGGTGTGCTGGACGACGCGGGGATCGCGATTCCGGACGAGCAGGAGGACGAGGTGGAGAAGTTCCGCGAGTTCCTCGACCAGATCTCGCCGGAGGACTTCGGCACCAACCAGTGA
- a CDS encoding MerR family transcriptional regulator, with product MRHTPTGGAGSSGTTSSDRKPMSIGTVLGVLREEFPEVTISKIRFLEAEGLIEPQRTPSGYRKFTAEDVERLANVLRMQRDHYLPLKVIRDHLDALERGEQVSLPAPAAPSRDLVEGVSEMDGERPTVSRIGRAELLAAAEVDEAALVEWESYGLIVPHEDGGYDIEAVAVAKLVADLGGFGLEPRHLRAVKAAAEREAGLVEQVVAPLRRHRNPQTRAHAEATATELATLSVRLHAALLQSALRVRVP from the coding sequence ATGCGCCATACACCGACAGGTGGTGCCGGCTCGTCCGGCACCACCTCCTCGGACCGCAAACCGATGAGCATCGGCACGGTGCTCGGGGTTCTGCGCGAGGAGTTCCCCGAGGTCACCATCTCCAAGATCCGGTTTCTGGAGGCCGAGGGGCTGATCGAGCCGCAGCGCACGCCTTCCGGGTACCGCAAGTTCACCGCCGAGGACGTCGAGCGGCTGGCGAACGTGCTGCGGATGCAGCGGGACCACTACCTTCCCCTGAAGGTCATCAGGGACCATCTCGACGCCCTGGAGCGCGGCGAGCAGGTTTCGCTGCCCGCCCCGGCGGCGCCGTCGCGGGACCTCGTCGAGGGCGTGTCCGAGATGGACGGCGAGCGCCCGACGGTGTCCCGGATCGGACGGGCGGAGCTGCTGGCCGCCGCCGAGGTCGACGAGGCGGCGCTCGTCGAGTGGGAGTCGTACGGACTCATCGTCCCCCACGAGGACGGGGGATACGACATCGAAGCGGTGGCCGTCGCCAAACTCGTGGCGGACCTCGGCGGTTTCGGGCTGGAGCCGCGGCACCTGCGGGCGGTGAAGGCGGCCGCGGAGCGCGAGGCGGGGCTGGTCGAACAGGTCGTTGCACCCCTTCGGCGGCACCGCAACCCACAGACCCGGGCCCATGCCGAGGCCACCGCCACGGAGCTGGCCACGCTGTCGGTGCGGCTGCACGCGGCGCTGCTGCAGAGCGCCCTGCGGGTCCGAGTGCCGTGA
- a CDS encoding FHA domain-containing protein — protein MGRCVHRGFVLPHGRVCVVQGESPVKLFGKLFGKSARKEGDGGSARHRAPRRPEEDAAAGDRPLFRDEVGGPSGGHGAGSVDPSGAGRIGSQEPSAAHTGGGSTLPVCTRCGHRNAEASRFCSNCGAPLRAGAQPERASETTSTISISGIEAYDAEATGQNLSPALSPEAQAAVDALPLGSALLVVRRGPNAGSRFLLDGELTTAGRHPQGDIFLDDVTVSRSHVEFRRGADGRFTVTDVGSLNGTYVNREPIDSVVLSNGDEVQIGKYRMVFYASQRGVGI, from the coding sequence ATCGGCCGATGTGTGCATCGAGGGTTCGTCCTGCCCCACGGGCGGGTCTGTGTCGTACAAGGGGAATCGCCCGTGAAGTTGTTTGGAAAGCTGTTCGGCAAGAGCGCGCGCAAGGAAGGCGACGGCGGCTCCGCGCGGCACCGTGCGCCGCGCCGGCCGGAGGAGGACGCCGCGGCCGGTGACCGTCCGCTGTTCCGTGATGAGGTCGGCGGTCCGTCCGGGGGGCACGGCGCGGGTTCTGTTGACCCCTCCGGTGCCGGCCGCATAGGTTCCCAGGAACCATCAGCCGCACACACGGGTGGAGGGTCGACCTTGCCGGTTTGTACGAGGTGTGGGCACCGGAACGCCGAGGCGAGCCGGTTCTGCTCCAACTGCGGTGCGCCGCTGCGCGCGGGAGCCCAGCCCGAGCGGGCCTCCGAGACGACCTCGACCATCTCCATCTCGGGGATCGAGGCGTACGACGCGGAGGCCACCGGGCAGAACCTGTCGCCGGCCCTCTCCCCGGAGGCCCAGGCGGCCGTCGACGCCCTTCCGCTGGGCTCGGCCCTGCTGGTCGTCCGCCGGGGTCCGAACGCCGGCAGCCGCTTCCTCCTGGACGGCGAGCTGACGACGGCGGGCCGGCACCCGCAGGGCGACATCTTCCTCGACGACGTGACGGTCTCCCGTAGCCACGTGGAGTTCCGCCGCGGTGCGGACGGCCGCTTCACGGTCACCGACGTCGGCAGCCTGAACGGCACCTACGTCAACCGCGAGCCGATCGACTCCGTCGTCCTCTCCAACGGCGACGAGGTACAGATCGGCAAGTACCGGATGGTCTTCTACGCCAGCCAGCGAGGCGTCGGCATCTGA
- a CDS encoding DUF881 domain-containing protein, translating to MGADGTPEPERTPDERAEPGPAPEGGADHPAGRRPMPPEMPRRPGAEQRAAGPEAEHEEPEAGQKRSEPAVGDGSGATADEEPAAPAAMTGRQRLRASLWPPRLTRAQLIVALLLFILGLGLAIQVRSTSDSSALRGARQEDLVRILDELDNRSQRLTDEQRRLEGQKAELENSSDQAEEARKQTVEKEQQLGVLAGTVAAQGPGINLTIDDPHHSVEADKLLDTIQELRAAGAEAIQVNDVRVVASTSLSDLRGGVQIDGKRVTQPYRFKVIGKPEDLEPALNIPGGVVQTLEKEQAKVSVAREEKIIVDALRQAKRPDYARLSSQ from the coding sequence ATGGGAGCGGACGGGACCCCGGAGCCGGAGCGCACGCCGGACGAGCGGGCGGAGCCCGGCCCGGCGCCGGAAGGCGGTGCGGACCACCCCGCGGGGCGGCGGCCGATGCCTCCGGAGATGCCTCGCCGGCCCGGGGCGGAGCAGCGGGCCGCAGGCCCGGAAGCGGAGCACGAGGAGCCGGAAGCGGGACAGAAGCGGTCCGAACCGGCGGTTGGTGATGGTTCGGGCGCGACGGCGGACGAGGAGCCGGCGGCGCCCGCCGCGATGACGGGTCGGCAGCGGCTCCGGGCCAGTCTGTGGCCGCCGCGACTGACCCGGGCTCAACTGATCGTCGCGTTGCTCCTGTTCATTCTCGGCCTCGGCCTCGCGATTCAGGTACGTTCCACAAGTGACAGCAGTGCGCTGCGGGGTGCACGCCAAGAGGACTTGGTGCGCATCCTGGACGAACTGGACAACCGCTCCCAGCGGTTGACGGATGAGCAGCGGCGCCTGGAGGGACAGAAGGCCGAGCTGGAGAACAGCTCGGACCAAGCCGAGGAGGCCCGTAAGCAGACCGTGGAGAAGGAACAGCAGCTGGGCGTGCTGGCCGGTACCGTCGCGGCGCAAGGCCCCGGCATCAACCTGACCATCGACGACCCGCACCACTCCGTGGAGGCGGACAAACTGCTGGACACCATCCAGGAACTGCGGGCGGCCGGAGCCGAGGCGATTCAGGTGAACGACGTGCGCGTGGTCGCGAGCACCTCCCTCTCGGATCTCCGGGGCGGGGTGCAGATCGACGGCAAGCGCGTCACGCAGCCGTACCGTTTCAAGGTCATCGGGAAGCCGGAGGACCTCGAGCCGGCGCTCAACATCCCTGGCGGAGTGGTCCAGACACTGGAAAAGGAGCAGGCCAAGGTGTCTGTGGCCCGTGAAGAGAAGATCATCGTGGATGCCTTGCGACAGGCGAAGCGGCCTGACTACGCTCGGTTGTCATCCCAGTGA
- a CDS encoding small basic family protein, whose protein sequence is MIAVLGLIVGVVVGIVVRPVVPTVVEPYLPIAVVAALDAVFGGLRAMLDGIFDDKVFVVSFLSNVVVAALIVFLGDKLGVGAQLSTGVVVVLGIRIFSNAAAIRRHVFRA, encoded by the coding sequence GTGATCGCCGTACTGGGCCTCATCGTGGGAGTCGTGGTCGGAATCGTCGTCCGACCCGTGGTGCCGACGGTGGTCGAGCCCTACTTGCCGATCGCTGTCGTCGCCGCGCTGGACGCCGTGTTCGGTGGTCTGCGAGCGATGTTGGACGGCATCTTCGACGACAAGGTCTTCGTCGTCTCCTTCCTGTCGAACGTCGTGGTCGCCGCCCTGATCGTCTTCCTCGGCGACAAGCTGGGCGTCGGCGCCCAACTCTCCACCGGTGTCGTGGTGGTGCTCGGTATCCGCATCTTCTCCAACGCTGCCGCGATCCGCCGGCACGTCTTCCGGGCGTGA